The following proteins are co-located in the Planococcus plakortidis genome:
- a CDS encoding processed acidic surface protein, with protein sequence MKGMLTIITSLLLAIVIGAVPAFAISEDDRGFNRLLAEIGWEKADYIDYLHSKGWALDDFYSSAELGTPLTEDGIAKVLDTYELTRAELNSLLEEFGYVDAGVDVSDGEFIIFTEELEDTIDFYLNYQEDWTPITEANLAILLEEFGFTSKDELEDFLNLFDDSLENYEYIEDLESSILFYQEDWLFDMDLEGMFAEFGLTEQELERLAGHFETLDYTNPEFEDRLMALSERMMAIEEFSTVTELSAEQIAELLSIYDEFMGIFEMEAKYYFVKGDEKKEMNVQSLISLESTDGYDLLIELYNLQGDFLANILLTADMFGSDLIIDTGKELEESTPTVIPPPKKSLDNTDQTVKGGKLPKTASDFAQNAAVGLGFIAFGALLFRRIRVKPAA encoded by the coding sequence ATGAAGGGCATGTTAACAATTATCACTTCCCTCTTGTTGGCCATCGTGATCGGGGCTGTCCCGGCGTTCGCTATTTCAGAGGATGACCGTGGCTTTAACCGCTTGTTGGCTGAGATCGGCTGGGAAAAAGCGGATTATATCGACTATCTGCACAGCAAAGGCTGGGCTCTGGATGATTTTTATTCTTCCGCAGAGCTCGGAACTCCGCTAACAGAAGATGGCATTGCAAAAGTATTGGATACATACGAATTGACGCGGGCTGAATTGAACAGTTTGCTAGAAGAATTCGGCTATGTAGACGCGGGTGTAGACGTATCGGATGGGGAATTCATCATTTTTACTGAAGAATTGGAAGACACAATCGACTTCTATTTGAACTATCAAGAAGATTGGACACCGATCACCGAAGCGAATTTAGCTATATTACTGGAGGAATTTGGATTCACTTCAAAAGATGAACTCGAAGACTTCCTTAACCTATTTGATGATTCACTCGAAAATTACGAGTATATCGAGGACTTGGAAAGCTCCATCCTGTTCTACCAGGAAGACTGGCTGTTCGATATGGATTTGGAAGGGATGTTCGCCGAATTCGGCTTGACCGAACAGGAACTCGAACGCCTTGCCGGGCATTTCGAAACGCTCGATTACACGAACCCGGAGTTCGAGGATCGCTTGATGGCACTCAGCGAGCGCATGATGGCGATCGAAGAATTCTCCACTGTGACCGAATTATCCGCCGAACAGATTGCGGAACTTTTGTCGATCTACGACGAATTCATGGGTATTTTTGAAATGGAAGCCAAATATTATTTCGTTAAAGGCGATGAGAAAAAGGAGATGAACGTGCAATCCCTCATTTCCCTCGAGTCGACGGACGGCTACGACCTCTTGATCGAGCTGTACAATCTGCAAGGCGATTTCTTGGCGAACATCCTGTTGACGGCTGATATGTTCGGGTCAGACTTGATCATCGACACCGGCAAAGAACTGGAAGAAAGCACACCGACAGTCATTCCGCCACCTAAAAAGTCCCTGGACAATACGGATCAAACCGTTAAAGGTGGAAAATTGCCGAAAACGGCCAGTGATTTCGCGCAAAACGCAGCTGTCGGACTCGGCTTTATCGCATTCGGCGCTTTGTTGTTCAGACGCATTCGGGTAAAACCAGCCGCATGA
- a CDS encoding class D sortase, which yields MNKKKTSWLIGVLATGMIIFGLWLSGTQAAIFVKGYLLYKADSVTAEDFAPKLQTTDAEVSLPDAEPAQYPAAPVEEPAETAQLPKGIDYPSDPEIGDLMGELIIPELGASLPIIHGTDEDELEKGVGHYAGSVLPGQSDNSVLSGHRDTVFRELGKVGKGDELIVTTAEGTFTYRVRQVRIVDEDDRTVIVPKPRATLTVSTCYPFDFVGYAPDRYILVADLVSSS from the coding sequence ATGAACAAAAAGAAAACGTCCTGGCTGATAGGAGTCCTGGCAACCGGAATGATCATCTTCGGCTTATGGCTCAGCGGAACGCAAGCAGCGATTTTTGTAAAAGGGTATCTGCTCTATAAAGCGGATTCCGTCACTGCAGAGGATTTTGCCCCGAAGCTGCAGACGACAGACGCCGAGGTTTCCTTGCCGGATGCCGAGCCCGCTCAGTATCCTGCAGCCCCAGTCGAAGAACCAGCGGAAACGGCCCAGCTACCGAAAGGCATAGACTATCCGTCAGATCCTGAAATCGGTGACTTGATGGGGGAACTGATCATTCCGGAACTGGGCGCAAGTTTACCGATCATCCACGGCACCGATGAAGACGAACTCGAAAAAGGCGTCGGCCATTATGCCGGAAGCGTCCTTCCGGGACAATCGGACAACTCCGTCCTGTCGGGGCATCGGGATACCGTATTCCGGGAGCTCGGCAAAGTCGGAAAAGGCGATGAACTGATCGTCACGACCGCTGAGGGAACATTCACTTACCGCGTCCGCCAAGTGCGCATTGTTGACGAAGACGACCGTACCGTCATCGTCCCGAAACCGCGGGCGACTTTGACCGTCTCCACTTGCTACCCGTTCGACTTTGTCGGCTATGCGCCTGACCGCTACATTCTCGTAGCCGATCTCGTCTCGAGCAGCTAA
- a CDS encoding trypsin-like peptidase domain-containing protein — MKCTKCGTMNDGSAKFCDNCGAPLATRKQRKPKRNKFVYALVLLAVLLGLGFGLGQLLGEEEPEVALPQEDTEASEEVPEEEPVEAEPAEEEMPVEEPETQVSSEEPVEGTVTKAENITHPSDQEEKVEPKKKDKTAVIKDAQSRVYTILTEGGQGSGFLFTETGMVVTNAHVVSGYTDVIVRNINGQDHEGTVVGISAESDIALIHVEALTGIEPLEVEMAATDVGTEVIALGSPSGFENTASMGYLTGIDRDFYQEFTYENIYQIDAALAPGSSGGPLLDAGTGKVIGINSLLFPEGDSIGFSIPLYSMYDQLDAWAKNPMSREAVAEIFPVYDDFDSNYEDEDYEFDYSTTHEFTEESLTEFVVSYQEFYELALQEEDFYYVQNLLVYQSDIYNSMIEYIDQIAGKNMEHIFTKLDITNIEIKEDHALVYTEEAFEFKDAEGNWSVQERTKVYTIVMDDYGFFYISDIVNVE, encoded by the coding sequence ATGAAATGCACAAAATGTGGCACGATGAACGATGGGTCTGCAAAGTTCTGTGATAATTGCGGAGCGCCACTTGCCACAAGGAAGCAACGCAAACCGAAGCGCAATAAGTTCGTGTATGCGCTTGTGTTGTTGGCCGTATTATTGGGGCTTGGATTTGGCTTAGGGCAGTTACTGGGCGAGGAAGAACCGGAAGTGGCATTGCCGCAGGAAGATACCGAAGCTTCTGAAGAAGTGCCAGAGGAAGAGCCGGTGGAAGCAGAGCCGGCAGAAGAAGAAATGCCGGTTGAAGAGCCGGAAACGCAAGTGTCTTCTGAAGAACCGGTAGAAGGCACTGTGACAAAAGCGGAAAATATTACTCATCCTTCCGACCAGGAAGAAAAAGTGGAACCCAAGAAAAAAGACAAGACAGCCGTCATCAAAGACGCGCAATCACGAGTCTATACCATTCTGACTGAGGGCGGCCAAGGTTCCGGATTCTTGTTTACGGAAACCGGCATGGTCGTAACGAACGCCCACGTTGTGTCAGGGTATACCGATGTAATCGTGCGCAATATCAATGGCCAGGACCATGAAGGAACCGTTGTCGGGATTTCTGCTGAATCCGACATCGCCTTGATTCATGTGGAGGCATTGACTGGCATCGAACCATTGGAAGTGGAGATGGCAGCGACCGACGTTGGCACGGAAGTGATCGCACTCGGCAGCCCGTCCGGTTTTGAAAATACCGCTTCGATGGGTTACTTGACAGGCATCGACCGTGACTTCTACCAGGAATTCACGTATGAGAACATTTACCAAATCGATGCAGCGCTGGCGCCTGGGTCGAGCGGGGGGCCACTCCTGGATGCAGGGACTGGAAAAGTCATCGGCATCAACTCGCTATTGTTCCCGGAAGGGGATTCAATCGGGTTCTCCATTCCGCTTTACTCCATGTATGACCAGTTGGATGCATGGGCGAAAAATCCGATGAGCCGTGAAGCGGTCGCCGAGATTTTCCCTGTCTATGATGACTTCGACAGCAACTACGAAGACGAGGATTACGAATTCGATTACAGCACGACACACGAATTCACCGAAGAATCGTTAACGGAATTTGTCGTGAGCTATCAGGAGTTCTACGAGCTGGCCTTGCAGGAAGAAGATTTCTATTATGTCCAGAACTTGCTGGTCTATCAAAGCGATATCTACAATAGCATGATTGAATACATCGATCAGATCGCCGGCAAAAACATGGAGCATATCTTCACTAAACTCGATATCACGAATATTGAGATCAAGGAAGACCATGCACTTGTCTACACAGAAGAAGCATTTGAGTTCAAGGACGCAGAAGGCAATTGGTCAGTGCAGGAACGCACGAAAGTCTATACGATCGTCATGGACGATTACGGATTCTTCTATATTTCCGATATCGTCAACGTGGAATAA
- a CDS encoding divergent PAP2 family protein translates to MRKMNRGMITSLGAIGIAQGLKIVTHKVVAGKWDWQQAFTTGGMPSSHSAGVSALAAYVASNKGARHTETALAVVFGAIVMYDAQGIRRHTGEIARLVNDLEDSFTKISGEFPSFEFVERDKELKELLGHQPIEVFAGAAFGTLLGIIAAKVENRERDLEQQKRLPYNGRMTRADCR, encoded by the coding sequence ATGAGAAAAATGAATCGTGGAATGATCACCTCACTCGGGGCGATCGGCATTGCGCAAGGATTGAAAATCGTCACGCATAAAGTGGTGGCAGGAAAATGGGATTGGCAGCAAGCCTTCACGACCGGCGGCATGCCAAGTTCCCACTCGGCAGGGGTATCGGCACTCGCAGCATATGTCGCATCGAATAAAGGGGCGCGCCATACGGAAACGGCACTCGCTGTCGTCTTCGGCGCGATCGTCATGTACGATGCACAAGGGATACGCCGCCACACCGGTGAGATTGCGCGCCTGGTCAACGACCTCGAGGACAGCTTCACAAAAATTTCCGGAGAGTTCCCAAGTTTTGAATTCGTGGAGCGCGATAAGGAATTGAAGGAGCTGCTCGGCCACCAGCCGATTGAAGTATTTGCAGGCGCTGCATTCGGCACTTTGCTCGGCATCATTGCGGCGAAGGTCGAGAACCGCGAACGTGACCTGGAGCAGCAAAAACGCCTGCCATATAATGGGCGCATGACCCGCGCAGATTGTAGATAA
- a CDS encoding cell wall-binding repeat-containing protein: MKKTTTALAAMTLALSLIGIGTTAQAQGSMGKTAERVIVKLQKQGVMEGAAAAGDVTTATAGSGQIVTIDVPEGENLESFMAELSGQGDIAYVEPDGRVELAVIPGDPYYAGYQYHHRLIGSEAAWDKTTGNKDVLVAVIDDGFDLLHPDLKGRIVSPFNVITGSGNVSVEFHGTHVAGLIAGNMDDELFGVGVAPSTSIMPIDVFDGEDGFISDVAAGVYHAVDKGADIINMSLVAYADTNVLREAVEYAHSRNVLVIAAAGNDGISSPYYPAAYKEVVSVASTDAADKRSAFSNYGKTIDIAAPGSGVFSIFPDKSFGGMDGTSMSTPIVSGAAALLKANEPKLSNTDIAGRLMLTAKDLGTTGKDVYYGHGRLNIDRALTLDASHWSNRLAGQTRYDTAVAISKAGWNAASTVVIATGADFPDALAGGPLAYQENAPILLTKGDSLHPATAAEIRRLKPGKAILLGSGGALSATVEMQVRQLVADVERIGGKNRYDTAALIAEKIPGNRAVVSSGQNFPDVLSISPYAAKNGIPILLTRTGTLPVETKSALSGKTSTIVTGGTGAISDAVMAQLPGAKRYGGTSRYDTGKLINQNFPMGKQKAFIATGTNFPDALAGSVLAAKKDAPILLTAANSVPSPTRSLLPVYPAYSIFGSKGAVTPDVKFEVDLQLK; the protein is encoded by the coding sequence ATGAAAAAGACAACTACGGCATTGGCGGCTATGACATTAGCCCTTTCTCTGATCGGTATTGGCACAACGGCACAAGCGCAGGGATCGATGGGAAAAACTGCAGAGCGGGTCATCGTTAAACTGCAGAAACAAGGCGTGATGGAAGGGGCGGCTGCTGCGGGGGATGTCACGACAGCAACTGCAGGAAGCGGCCAAATCGTCACGATCGACGTGCCGGAGGGCGAAAATCTGGAATCGTTTATGGCGGAACTTTCGGGGCAAGGCGATATTGCATACGTGGAACCGGACGGGCGTGTGGAATTGGCCGTGATCCCTGGCGACCCATATTATGCGGGGTATCAATACCATCATCGTCTGATCGGTTCAGAAGCGGCCTGGGATAAAACGACAGGAAACAAGGACGTGCTTGTGGCGGTAATCGATGATGGATTTGATTTGCTGCATCCGGATCTGAAAGGGCGCATCGTGTCCCCGTTCAATGTCATCACCGGAAGCGGGAATGTGAGCGTGGAATTTCACGGGACACATGTTGCAGGGCTGATCGCCGGCAACATGGACGATGAATTATTTGGTGTGGGAGTGGCGCCGTCGACGAGCATCATGCCGATCGATGTGTTCGATGGTGAGGATGGCTTTATCTCGGATGTGGCCGCTGGCGTGTATCATGCGGTCGATAAGGGGGCCGACATCATCAACATGAGCCTCGTTGCCTATGCCGATACAAATGTATTGAGGGAGGCCGTGGAATATGCGCATTCGAGAAACGTCCTCGTCATAGCCGCAGCCGGAAACGACGGCATCAGTTCCCCTTATTATCCGGCAGCCTATAAAGAAGTGGTGTCGGTCGCGTCCACCGATGCTGCAGACAAGCGTTCGGCATTTTCGAATTATGGCAAAACGATCGACATCGCCGCACCGGGTTCTGGCGTTTTTTCCATTTTTCCTGATAAGTCATTCGGCGGCATGGACGGGACTTCCATGTCGACCCCGATCGTCTCGGGCGCTGCTGCCCTGTTGAAAGCGAATGAACCGAAACTCAGCAATACGGATATCGCGGGTCGCTTGATGCTGACCGCGAAAGATCTCGGGACAACCGGGAAAGATGTTTACTACGGCCATGGCCGCTTGAATATCGACCGTGCGCTCACTCTCGATGCCAGCCATTGGTCGAACCGGCTGGCCGGGCAGACCCGCTACGATACGGCGGTGGCCATTTCCAAAGCGGGATGGAATGCTGCTTCGACAGTCGTCATTGCGACAGGCGCTGACTTTCCGGATGCATTGGCGGGAGGCCCGCTTGCCTATCAGGAAAATGCGCCGATCCTGCTGACGAAAGGCGATAGCCTCCATCCGGCAACCGCCGCTGAAATTCGCCGGTTGAAGCCCGGTAAAGCCATTCTTCTCGGCAGCGGCGGGGCGCTGTCGGCCACTGTTGAAATGCAAGTGCGCCAGCTAGTGGCTGATGTCGAGCGCATCGGCGGTAAAAATCGCTACGATACAGCTGCCTTGATCGCAGAAAAAATCCCGGGTAACCGGGCAGTCGTCTCCAGCGGCCAGAATTTCCCGGATGTCCTTTCGATCTCCCCTTATGCGGCGAAAAATGGCATCCCGATTTTGCTGACGCGTACAGGCACGTTGCCCGTTGAGACGAAAAGCGCTTTGTCCGGAAAAACCTCGACGATCGTCACCGGGGGGACCGGCGCAATCAGCGATGCCGTCATGGCGCAATTGCCGGGCGCCAAGCGCTATGGAGGCACGAGCCGCTATGATACCGGCAAATTGATCAACCAGAACTTTCCGATGGGGAAACAGAAAGCCTTTATCGCAACCGGAACGAACTTTCCGGATGCTTTAGCAGGGTCGGTGCTGGCTGCAAAAAAAGATGCGCCCATCTTATTGACTGCCGCGAACTCGGTGCCATCCCCGACAAGAAGCTTGCTTCCTGTGTATCCAGCCTATTCAATCTTCGGCAGCAAAGGCGCGGTGACACCTGATGTGAAATTCGAAGTCGACCTGCAGTTGAAATGA